From the Oncorhynchus keta strain PuntledgeMale-10-30-2019 chromosome 13, Oket_V2, whole genome shotgun sequence genome, the window aggctctgagggggaaaactccctagaaaggcctgaacctaggaagaaacctagagcggaaccaggctctgaggggaaaaactccctagaaaggcctgaacctaggaagaaacctagagaggaaccaggctctgaggggaaaaactccctagaaaggaagggacctaggaagaaacctagagaggaaccaggctctgaggggaaaaactcccttgaaaggcaggaacctaggaagaaacctagagaggaaccaggctctgagggggaaaaactcactagaaaggaagggacctaggaagaaacctagagaggaaccaggctctgaggggaaaaactccctagaaaggcaggaacctaggaagaaacctagagcggaaccaggctctgagggggaaaaactccctagaaaggcaggaacctaggaagaaacctagagaggaaccaggctctgagggggaaaactccctagaaaggcctgaacctaggaagaaacctagagaggaaccaggctctgagggggaaaaactccctagaaaggcctgaacctaggaagaaacctagagaggaaccaggctctgagggggaaaactccctagaaaggcctgaacctaggaagaaacctagagaggaaccaggctatgaggggaaaaactccctagaaaggcctgaacctaggaagaaacctagagaggaaccaggctctgaggggaaaaactccctagaaaggcaggaacctaggaagaaacctagagaggaaccaggctctgaggggaaaaactccctagaaaggaagggacctaggaagaaacctagagaggaaccaggctctgaggggaaaaactcccttgaaaggcaggaacctaggaagaaacctagagaggaaccaggctctgagggggaaaaactcactagaaaggaagggacctaggaagaaacctagagaggaaccaggctctgaggggaaaaactccctagaaaggcaggaacctaggaagaaacctagagcggaaccaggctctgagggggaaaaactccctagaaaggcaggaacctaggaagaaacctagagaggaaccaggctctgagggggaaaactccctagaaaggcctgaacctaggaagaaacctagagaggaaccaggctctgaggggaaaaactccctagaaaggcaggaacctaggaagaaacctagagaggaaccaggctctaatGGGTGCTAAACACCTGCTTTTCTTCATCAATTTCAAATCAGGTGTGTAGCGTAGAGCCGAAACAAAATGTGCACCACTTTGGGttcccaggaccaggattgacctgtgtgtgtctatgtttggtctctctgtctgtttggctgactgtctggctgtctgtctattGATCATTGACACAACTGAAATGTCACCTTAGTCCCTGTTGGGTTAAATGCTGAAGACACAATtcaattgaatgcattcagttgtagaactgactaggtatccaccTTTCCCTTGTAAAGGGCTCATATGGAGTTTAAAGCTGTCTCCACCAGGGGGAGCTCCTCCTCAGGTTTTTAACGTTGGTTTGGTTTCCAACAGAGTCTACTGCTGCTCCACCAGGGGGAGCTCCTCCTCAGGTTTTTACGTTGGTTTGGTTTCCAACAAAGTCTACTGCTGCTCCACCAGGGGGAgctcctcctctactgctgctccACCAGGGGGAGCTCCTCCTCTACTGCCGTCTCCACCAGTGGGAGCTCCTCCTCTACTGCCGTCTCCACCAGGGGGAgctcctcctctactgctgctccACCAGGGGGAgctcctcctctactgctgtctcCACCAGGGGGAgctcctcctctactgctgctccACCAGGGGGAGCTACTCCTCTACTGCCGTCTCCACCAGGGGGAGCTCCTCCTCTACTGCCGTCTCCACCAGGGGGAGCTCCTCCTCTACTGCCGTCTCCACCAGGGGGAgctcctcctctactgctgctccACCAGGGGGAgctcctcctctactgctgctccACCAGGGGGAgctcctcctctactgctgctccACCAGGGGGAGCTACTCCTCTACTGCCGTCTCCACCAGGGGGAGCTCCTCCTCTACTGCCGTCTCCACCAGGGGGAgctcctcctctactgctgctccAATAAAACAAAATAATGTCTTTGTTCGTCTGAAAAAGAAGATATAGAAAAATAATATActctggagacagacagatagacggacagacggacagacagatagacggacagacggacagacagatagacggacaggcggatagacagacagacggacagacaggtagacggacagacagacagacagatagacggacagacagacagacagacagacagacagacagacagacagacagacagacagacggacagatggatggacagacagatagacggatggatggacagacggacagatggacagacagatagacagacagacggacagacagacagatagacggacagacagacagacagacagacagacagacagacagacagacagacagacggacagacggatggacagacagatagacggacagacagatagacggacagacggagagacagatagacggacagacagacagacagacagacagacggacggacggacggacggacggacggacggacggacggacggacggacggacggacggacggacggacggacggacggacggacggacggatggatggacagacagatagacggatggatggacagacggacagacagacagacagacggacagacagacagacagatagacagacagacagacggacagacagacagacagatagacggacagacagacggacagatggatggacagacagatagacggatggatggacagacggacagacggacagacagatagacagacggacagacagacagacagacagacagacagacagatggatggacagacggatggatggacagacggacagacagatagacggacagacagacagacagatagacggacagacagacagacagacggacagatggatggatggacagacagatagacggatggatggacagacggacagacagatagacggacagacagacggacagatggatggacagacagatagacggacggacagacagacagacagacggacagatggatggacagacagatagacggatggatggacagacggacagacagatagacagacagatagacggacagacagacagacagacagacagacggacagatggatggacagacagatagacggatggatggacagacggagagacagatagacggacagacagacagacagatagacagatggatggacggatggatggacagacggacagacagatagacggacagacagatagacgaacagacggacagacagagacatacagatagaaggacagacagacagacagacagacagacagacagacagacagacagacagacagatagacggacagacagacggacagatggatggacagacagatagacggatggatggacagacggacagagggacagacagatagacagacggacagacagatagacggacggacagacagacagacagacagacagacagacagacagacagacagatagacggacagacagacagacagacagacggacagatggatggatggacagacagatagacggatggatggacagacggacagatggacagacagatagacagacagacggacagacagacagacagacagacggatggacagacagatagacggacagacagacagatagacggacagacagatggatggacggatggacggacggacggacggacggacggacggacggacggacggacagacagacagacagacagacagacagacagacagacagatagacgaacagacggacagacagatagacggacATACAGatagaaggacagacagacagacagacagacagacagacagacagacagacagacagacagacagacagacagatagacggacagacagacagacagacggacagatggatggacagacagatagacggatggatggacagacggacagatggacagacagatagacagacagacggacagacagacagacagacggatggacagacagatagacggacagacagacagacagacagacggacggacggacggacggacggacggacggacggacggacggacggacggacggacggacggacggacagacagacagacagacagacagacagacagacagacggacagatggatggacagacagatagacggatggatggatggacagacggacagacagatagacagacagatagacggacagacagacagacggagagacagatagacggacagacggacagacagacagacagacagatagacggacagacagacggacagatggatggacagacagatagacggatggatggacagacggacagacggacagacagatagacagacggacagacagatagacggacagacagacagacagacagacagacagacagacagacagacagacggacagatggatggacagacggatggatggacagacggacagacagatagacggacagacagacagacagatagacggacagacagacagacagacagacagacggacagatggatggacagacagatagacggatggatggacagacggacagacagatagacggacagacagacggacagatggatggacagacagatagacggacggacagacagacggacagatggatggacagacagatagacggatggatggacagacggacagacagatagacagacagatagacggacagacagacagacagacggacagatggatggacagacagatagacggatggatggacagacggagagacagatagacggacagacagacagacagatagacggacagacagacagacggacagatggatggacggatggatggacagacggacagacagatagacggacagacagatagacgaacagacggacagacagatagacggacATACAGatagaaggacagacagacagacagacagacagacagacagacagacagacggacagacggacagacagacagacagatagacggacagacagacggacagatggatggacagacagatagacggatggatggacagacggacagagggacagacagatagacagacggacagacagacagacagacagatagacggacggacagacagacagacagacagacagacagacagacagacagacggacagatggatggacagacagatagacggacagacagacagacagatagacggacagacagacagacagacggacagatggatggacagacagatagacggatggatggacagacggacagacagatagacggacagacagacggacagatggatggacagacagatagacagaaggacagacagacagacagacagacagacagacagacagacagacggacagatgaatggacagagagatagacggatggatggacagacggacagacagatagacagacagatagacggacagacagacagacagaccgatggatggacagacagatagacggatggatggacagacggacagacagatagacggacagacagacagatagacggtcagacagacagacggacagatggatggacggatggatggacagacggacagacagatagacggacagatggatggacagacagacagacagacagacagacagacagacagacagacagacagacagacagacagacagacagacggacagacagacagacagatagacggacagacagacagacagacagacggacagatggatggacagacagacagacagacagacagacagacagacagacagacagacagacagacagacagacagacggatggacagacggacagacggacagacggacagacagacagataggcggacagacagacagacggacagacagacagatggatggatggacagacagacagtcagatggatggacagaccaacagatggacggatggatggagagacggacagacagatggatggatggacagacagatggacggacagacagatagacggacagacagatggacggacagacagacagatagacggacagacggacggacggacggacggacggacggacagacagacagacagacagacagacagacagacagacagacagacagacggacggatggatggatggacagacagacagacagacagacagatggatggacagaccaacagatggacggatggatggacagacggacagacagatggatggatggacagacagatggatggacagacagatggatggacagacagatggatggatggacagacagatggatggatggacagacagatggatggactgacagatggatggatggacaggcatacggatggatggacagacagatggacggacagatggacagacggatggatggatggacagacagacagacatacggatggatggacagacagacggatggacagacagacaaacagacagatgggcagacagacagacagacaggcatacgGATGGACAGACAGgcggatggacagacagacaaacagacagatggacagacagacggatggacagacagacggatggaCAAACAGACAAACGGACAGACAgtcagacggacagacagacagacagacagacagacagacagacagacagacagacagacagacagacagacagacagacagacagacagacagacagacagacagacatgtgatTTACCTGAAGACCAATATGTTTGTTGGAACTCTTGGATaatggacaacagaacagtgttTTGTGAATGATTGATCAAGTTGCGGAGGTAATACCTGATTACTCAACCAGTTCTTTGATTTTACTGGCAGAATGATAACTATGACCAAATCCAACTGCAGTCTTTCAACACAAGTCCAAAAACAACGTGTTTCCTCCTATTAAACAGAAAGAGTATGAACCAATTCTACCTGGGCAGTCCTGAGGTGTAGTCATTAGTGCACACTGTATAAAATCATAACAAAACGCTTCCCAActgaaaacattttgcaacaaaaACAAGAATTTCTTATTAGACAAATGTAGGTCTCTCCTTGTTTGGCCCCGTTTGGTCCCGTTTGGTCCCGTTTGGTCCCACTTGGTCCCGTTTGGTCCCGTTTGGTCCCGTTTGGTCCCGTTTGGTCCCACTTGGTCCCGTTTGGTCCCGTTTGGTCCCGTTTGGTCCCATTTGGTCCCGTTTGGTCCCGTTTGGTCCCGTTTGGTCCCGTTTGGTCCCGTTTGGTCCCGTTTGGCCCTGTTTGGTCCCGTTTGGTCCCACTAGGCCCTGTTCGGCCCCACTTGGTCCCGTTTGGTCCCACTAGGCCCCGTTTGGCCCCGTTTGGTCCCGTTTGGTCCCACTTGGTCCTGTTTGGTCCCGTTTGGTCCCACTTGGTCCCGTTTGGCCCTGTTTGGTCCCGTTTGGTCCCACTAGGCCCCGTTTGGTCCCACTTGGTCCCGTTTGGCCCTGTTTGGTCCCGTTTGGTCCCACTTGGTCCCGTTTGGTCCCGTTTGGTCCCGTTTGGTCCCGTTTGGTCCCGTTTGGTCCCGTTTGGCCCTGTTTGGTCCCGTTTGGTCCCACTAGGCCCTGTTCGGCCCCACTTGGTCCCGTTTGGCCACGTTTGGCCACGTTTTGTCCTGTTTGGTCCCACTTGGTCCTGTTTGGTCCTGTTTGGTCCCACTTGGTCCTGTTTGGTCCTGTTTGGTCCTGTTTGGTCCCGtttggcagtggtggaaaaagtactcaattgtcatacttgagtaaaagtaaagatgaaaatgactcaagtaaaagtcaaccagtaaaatactacttgagaaaATACTACTTGGCTTTAAATCTACAGTGGTAAAGTGGTAGAAAAAGTAATCAatcgtcatacttgagtaaaagttaaaaaaaactaaaagctATTCATCAAACTCctgatattaagcaaaccagacggcactatTTTCGTATTATTTTTAACTACGGACTGACAggggccacactccaacactcagacatcatttacaaacacagTAGTTGTGTTTcgtgagtcccccagatcagaggcgACCAAGTGTTATACCCTAAATGCAAcgagtacttttaggtgtcagggaaaatgtagggaataaaaaaatacattcttTTGTTTTTACGAATGTAGTGGatttaaaagtaaaagttgtcaaaaatgttaaatggtaaagtaaagtacagaacaCTACTAAAGTAAAAGTTGTACTTAAAAAGTATATTACGTAAGTACTATAAACCGATGCAGTTTGGTCCCGTTTGGTCCGGTTTACTTCTGTtcggttcctagtgaatacacaaCAGGCTCAGGCTGAATGTCCTCTGTCGATCACGCAGTCCAAAGTGTGTGTTTGGTTTTCGATTTCCAGCATTGACATTTAGTGGGTGGAGGTATGATGGCCCCATCCAGGTAAACACTGTTCTGCCAACTGGGTGACTACTCAGCTATCGGGAAATAACGACGATTGCCTTAAATCAATTGGAAGGGTAGAGAAAtgcacgtacagtaccagtcaaaagtttggacaccacctactcattccagggtttttctttatttttactattttctacattgtagaatagtgaagatatcaaaagtATGAATGttttatctaactaggcaagccagttaagaacaaattcttgtttacaatgataGGTGTtaacagtggggtaactgccttgttcaggggaacagtgggttaactgccttgttcaggggaacagtgggttaactgccttgttcaggggaacagtgggttaactgccttgttcaggggaacagtgggttaactgccttgttcaggggaacagtgggttaactgccttgttcaggggaacagtgggttaactgccttgttcaggggcacagtggggtaactgccttgttcagggaacagtgggttaactgccttgttcaggggaacagtgggttaactgccttgttcaggggaacagtgggttaactgccttgttcagggaaccgtgggttaactgccttgttcagggaacagtgggttaactgccttgttcaggggaacagtgggttaactgccttgttcagggaacagtgggttaactgccttgttcagggaacagtgggttaactgccttgttcaggggaacagtgggttaactgccttgttcaggggaacagtgggttaactgccttgttcaggggaactgtgggttcactgccttgttcaggggaacagtgggttaactgccttgttcaggggaacagtggggtaactgccttgttcaggagaacagtgggttaactgccttgtttaggggaacagtggggtaactgccttgttcaggggaacagtgggttaactgccttgttcaggggaacagtgggttaactgccttgttcaggggaacagtggggtaactgccttgttcaggggaacagtgggttaactgccttgttcaggggaacagtgggttaactgccttgttcaggggaacagtgggttaactgccttgttcaggggaacagtgggttaactgccttgttcaggcgaacagtgggttaactgccttgttcaggggaacagtgggttaactgccttgttcaggggaacagtgggttaactgccttgttcaggggaacagtgggttaactgccttgttcaggcgaacagtgggttaactgccttgttcaggggaacagtgggttaactgccttgttcaggggcagaacaacagatttgtaccttgtcggctcggggaattgatcttgcaacttttcagtgactggcccaacgctctaaccactaggctacctgcctcctctacactctaaccactaggctacctgccccctctacactctaaccactaggctacctgcctcctctacactctaaccactaggctaccctgccgcctctacactctaaccactaggctacctgcctcctctacactctaaccactaggctaccctgccccctctacactctaaccactaggctacccttcctcctctccactctaaccactaggctaccctgccccctctacactctaaccactaggctacctgccacctctacactctaaccactaggctacctgcctcctctacactctaaccactaggctaccctgccgcctctacactctaaccactaggctaccctgcctcctctacactctaaccactaggctacctaccacctctacactctaaccactaggctacctgcctcctctacactctaaccactaggctacctgcctcctctacactctaaccactagactacctgcctcctctacactctaaccactagactaccctgccacctctacactctaaccactagactacctgcctcctctacactctaaccactagactaccctgccacctctacactctaaccactagactacctgcctcctctacactctaaccactagactacctgcctcctctacactctaaccactaggctaccctgccacctctacactctaaccactagactacctgccccctctacactctaaccactagactacctgcctcctctacactctaaccactaggctaccctgctgcccctacactctaaccactaggctacctgcctcctctacactctaaacactaggctacctgcctcctctacactctaaccactaggctaccctgccacctctacactctaaccactagactacctgccccctctacactctaaccactagactacctgcctcctctacactctaaccactaggctacctgcctcctctacactctaaccactagactacctgcctcctctacactc encodes:
- the LOC127906620 gene encoding clumping factor B-like gives rise to the protein MDRRTDGQTDRQTDRRTDRQTDRQTDGWMDRQTVRWMDRPTDGRMDGETDRQMDGWTDRWTDRQIDGQTDGRTDRQIDGQTDGRTDGRTDRQTDRQTDRQTDRQTDGRMDGWTDRQTDRQMDGQTNRWTDGWTDGQTDGWMDRQMDGQTDGWTDRWMDGQTDGWMDRQMDGLTDGWMDRHTDGWTDRWTDRWTDGWMDGQTDRHTDGWTDRRMDRQTNRQMGRQTDRQAYGWTDRRMDRQTNRQMDRQTDGQTDGWTNRQTDRQSDGQTDRQTDRQTDRQTDRQTDRQTDRQTDRQTDRHVIYLKTNMFVGTLG